The genomic DNA TCCGTCATCATTACTATCGCTACGCTTGCGCTTGATTTCACAATTTGTTGTGATAGTTATCACATGATTAAGGCCGAAAAGATCTCTGAGCTCACAACGACGCGTTTAAGCGTATATTTGCGATGTCTGAATGATCTCGCGGCGGCTGGCGAAGCGTCGGTCTCGTCTGAGAAGTTGGCGAAGAAGTTTCATCTCAATTCGGCCCAGATCCGCAAAGATCTAGCCAATTTTGGCGAATTTGGGACACGCGGTGTTGGTTATCATGTTGAGACGCTTCGAGATCATTTGACCAAGATCCTTGGCCTCGACCGTGAGCATCAGGTTGGAATTATTGGTGCCGGCAGACTGGGCACTGCGCTGACCGATTATTACGGGTTTCGAAAAGCGAATTTCACAGTCGCGGCACTTTTTGACGCTGATCCGAAAAAGATCGGAAAAAAAGTTGGGGATGTGGCGATTCTTGACATAAAAAACTTTGCTGCCGCTGCACGAAGTTATAAGATAGATGTAGCCGTCATTGCTGTGCCTGCCGAGACCGCTCAAGCGGCTCTCGAAATGGTAGCAAAGGCGGGCATCAAAGCGGTTTTGAATTTTGCTCCTGTGCCGCTTAAGACCGATTCGGATGTCAAGATCAAGTCGATCGATCTAACGACATCGCTTGAGAGTCTGTCATATTTTCTCGCTAGCCAGCCGTCCGCAAACGGCGTG from Acidobacteriota bacterium includes the following:
- a CDS encoding redox-sensing transcriptional repressor Rex — encoded protein: MIKAEKISELTTTRLSVYLRCLNDLAAAGEASVSSEKLAKKFHLNSAQIRKDLANFGEFGTRGVGYHVETLRDHLTKILGLDREHQVGIIGAGRLGTALTDYYGFRKANFTVAALFDADPKKIGKKVGDVAILDIKNFAAAARSYKIDVAVIAVPAETAQAALEMVAKAGIKAVLNFAPVPLKTDSDVKIKSIDLTTSLESLSYFLASQPSANGVNPKSGNRRK